Genomic DNA from Magnolia sinica isolate HGM2019 chromosome 4, MsV1, whole genome shotgun sequence:
cttcatttttgggctaaggccctaaaattatctgggaaaatggatggacggagcggataaaatacataaatcgtgcTGGACCTcgtagagtttactcattacactaagcgtagtgagttactcactacgcaatccgcttgaCCGTCCATACGTCTGCCAATCTGGACTACCTGTCCCCATCCTAGATGGGCCATGGTCTAGATATCATCGATCAGCCAATTTTGACCATCCAACCAATGTTTACCCACTTCAAAGTTCACTATCAAACGGTCAGCATCAAATGAGTTTCTgttgtggggcctaccagatggacggtttgtgGGCGTCTGACTCGGACTAGTTATCGATCCATGTGTAGGCATTTTCATTTAAGTCCGCTGATGGTTTAAATCTAATAATGGGAATGTTGTATTGGTACAGGTGAAGCATATTAGAGCTAGGCATGGCGATTATTTCGGAATCGTCGTTGCTGGTTATCCAGGTAGTCTTTAAATTCTTCATCATGCATACAATGCAATGGGTTGTACGGGGCAATCCCATACAACTATCTTCCCATTGTACATCTGGCATAGTTGGAGGTGGATGGGGACTGTCCATCTAGTGGTCCCTGATGTGGATGGTCTACAGTTTGGAAACCATATTGACCCAACATATTTTTCATATGCCGACTGTTTTTACCACTCACTATTTTCGATCACTACCTTCCATCTTTAATTGCAGTGATCGGAAGGCCACGATTGGCTGATAGGTGTATTTTTACATGGTTCATCCATGTTAGGTCAGGTCCCAGTAAATGGATTGTCCTGATTGATCATCTCCCCTCCACCTGCATTGCTGGATACTTGTTATTTGCGCGAATtttcacagtggggtccactgtagatGGTGTGTAACCCCAGATCAGAGTATCTCTAGTAAATGGCAGTCTGTTTGTTGAACTCCGACTGTTGACTAATTTTCATCTTGACCCTCCATTAGAAGTCTACCAATTGGCGAGTTACGATCATTGATGCGGTCTTTGTTTTATGACCGATCTACGGTGGACCACACGtcttggacagtttagattgagATGCACATATGCCAAGCGTACAGTAGCCAAGTGCATGCATATGGTTCATCCCATTTTGACACAGTATCAAAGCTTTTTATTTTTCGTACAGTGGGCCTCACgaaagtgtgtgtactgacatgggtgtgtaccaacaagctaacccttaaaaaaaaaaaaaaaaaaaaaagtgtgaggGGCTGTCCCACTATGGAAAAGCACTATTCCGTGTGGAAATGgatcggatggaccccaccactgacAGCCCCAAATGGATACTGCAGGTGCACGACATGATGTGGGCCCTTGATCATCATGTTGCCATTCCACTACTACACGGGAGAGAAAAGCTTCGTTACTCTGgcagggtgtgatggatgatTCGCAGGCACTTAAGAAGTACTTCGAAATTGCCTTTACTGTCCAAGTTATAAGTTTGCCCTAACCCAAAAAATAACACTTTTAAAAATGAAAAGTCTCCAATAatactatttcaacaaacaagtgtccattgTTAAAAGAAACTTTGTAATTTTGACTCATCGACGGTGAGTTTCACtccgtatcaagcatcatacaggaccagagtatcaaataaattcCCCTTTCAGAAACGAAAGGTCGGAATGGGTTTGGGTCTTAACCACCCATCAAGAAATGGTCAATTTCGGGTCTTAATTTTCAAAAGAGAAAACCTCAGATCCTCTGTCAGAATGTGACAGTTGATACTCAGAAACTTGGAAATTACCTAGAAATTGCATGCGTGGCATACCAatgattcaaattaaactgtccaaattgcggGTCCCAATTTGTATGCATCATGAAACCAAAATTTATGAATCTGATTAGCTGATTGATGgattgctggacatttattggacggttaaaactgaaaaatattcaatggtcctgtttcaacaagCAAGTGTGAGCAATTCAGAGGTTTAGATTGCAGGAAGTGACTCAGCGACAGTACGTTCCACAATTTAATCAGCTTTAATTTCAGTTAAgctgtatgccacgtgtataatttctgaAAGCCTGCGGATTAAGCGTACAGCCAGAGTATTATTGACTCCACTTTTCAAAAATTGGCTCTATAATCTTCTCCTTGTTGGCAGATGGACATCCGTCAATCTTTGCTGAAGGCAGCGACGCCCCCACGGAAGAAGCCTACCAAAATGATCTAGTCTATTTGAAAGAGAAGGTTGATGCTGGAGCCGATGTGATCATCACACAGCTGTTTTTCGATGTTGATTCATTCCTCAAGTTCGTCGACGACTGCCGTAAGATCGGAATAACCTGCCCGATCATACCTGGCCTCCTCGCAGTCTCCACCTACAGGAACTTTAGCTACATGACTAGGATGTGCAAGCCCAAGATCCCAAAAGAGATGAAAGATGGTTTTGAGCTTGTCAAAGACAATGAGGAGGCTTTGATGGAATATGGGATAAAGATAGGGACTGAAATGTGTAAGAAGATCATGGCCCATGGGATCAAGACATTGCACTTTTACACCATAAATAGAGAGAAAGCGGCATTGGCCATCTTGAAAAATCTTGGGTTAGTGAGCGAATTAGAAGGCGGAGATCGAAATGGCGTTGCCTAAAAGATTGAAGGAAATAAGCATTACAAGAaccaatgggtttttttttttgggggggggggattTTGAAAAATAAGCATATCATTGTTTTGGAAAACCAATGAATGGTTGATGTTGTAGCTGAGTCGTGGCCCAGGTAATTGCAAAAGGTtatgtatatttatttattttaatgccAGGAACCGGTGATTCCCGGTGGTCAAATTGTGGTTTTGATATTATACATCCTGCTTCTTAAAGTGGCGTAAATAATATATGACCACTAATCTGCAAGGTGAGTAAAGATTCAAATTTCTTGGTACTTGTTTTGGAGCCACTGCAATACGATGTGAATTAGGATAATCTGATCAAAAGATGAGGTAGGTAGGCTACATGATGTAGGACTCATTTGAGCCGCTGCAATAGGAAGTGAATTAGGGGGAATCTTGTCAAAAATCTGATAAGCCACGTacgtggcacagatacattcctataTAAAAGCAGTAGTTCGTCTAATTCAGGCTTAGTGTTCAATATCTATATAGGTGTTTGAAGTGTGAACAGTAAATTAGCGATATAATGAGGGGTCAGTGAGAAAATGCACATTTCAattcaaaattgaaattttagaaaaactttactattttagtaattttaaattttgccatatttttttctttttataattttagattttcattttctaCAAATTAGGCTTTGGAtgagttttactatttttaattatattatagTTAAAAGTATTCTATTTTAGATAATTTAGAactataattttatatttttatttattagtaATATAATTGAGAAATCATATACATTAGATATTATTGAATAAGgttatttgaattttttatctTAATTTCTTATGAATTCAAGATATTACTTGTGGTTTATATGTgccatccagaccgtttatatgaCCCTTATCATCGCAACGAGGGTACTCGCCAAAAATCACGCAATTCTGAAActcgaatggaccacacaaagtgagttttagaggttttaggcgaCTTTTACACTTtcctatggtgaggcccatctgagttttggatcagtgtgATGTTCGTAATCAAGATCTAACATGGGCTGgcaaacctgatggacgggttggatctcatCCACAGGAAGTTGTCCATTCACGTCAGTAAATAATCAGGCCGCCTAATGACTTGTCCTAGTTACGCACGCAAGAGTGTTAATAAACTGTGCGGCCGATATCATAACTAAACCCCAAAATTAGATCatgaaaatgatatttgttttgtaaTTTGGATATCTGACTTTTCATTTCAGCCGTCCATCAGTGTCCACCAATCAGGCAAATCAAAGgttgaggtgggcctcaccacagttTGATTTTACATTGTCCTCGCGTGCAGTCGTGAGATGGCGCTGATTACATGAGGTGGctcaactgatggacggggtCGATGTCACATAAGCAAAACGGTGGGACACGAAGAAGTTGGGTGTTGCACGCGCTTCCAACAACAGAAGTTCCAGATGATTCCCTTCGAGCACACGTGTGAAAAGCGTACActgtacggacgcggattgccttcaACCCTTCCTACGGTCGGAAGGTAGGCCACCGGTAggcggggcccacttgatgttcgttggaaatccaccttgtccatccggTTTTTTCCAGCTGATATCACTCGAATGGGCCACGCGAAAGGAAAAAGTGGGAAGAGAAATGCCTGCCGTtgaaatgtttatatgccatccaaaacgtTAACCAGGTCATTCCCTCCGGGATGAGAGCCCctcaaatgtttcaacggtgggcgttcaatccacaCTTGTTCctgtcttgtggcccacttgaattttgagtcTGCATTCATGTCCGAGCATAAGttaacaaaacggatggacggggtagatttcttacaaaacATAACGatagccccacctagcttccatgTCGCAGGCAATGGCCAATCTGCGGCTCTGAAACATCACACGGGGTTTTCCAAAAAAATCACACCGATTGCACAATCTTAGCCATCCGAACTCGACCACGGAATTTGGACGGCTGAGAATCTTATTCTTCAACCTTCCGTCAGATGGTAACGAATTGGACGGTTATATTCGTCTGTGTCCATCCTTAATTTTTTCTCACGAAACCCAAAGAATAGGATCCCAAAGGATTTTTAATAAAACCTGCAAACATCACCACAGCCGTTGATTCAAACCTGTCAGTAAACAAACGGTATGATCGCCTTCCTCGACTTGGGATACTCTTCCGGGAACTTCTCCAAATACCACCGTCGATGACCCCTCGCCCTCGGCACCAGATTCGCACACGTATACAGGAAGAACGCGAGGCCGGCCCAGCTCCACGTCATCAGCGCCCAGCCCAACCATTCTATCGCCTCGCCCAGATAGTTCGGACAGCTCACCAACTCAAACATCCCGCCACGTGGCACCTTGTACCCTCCGCCTGCCTCCCTCTTCAGCCTCACCAGAGCCAAATCCGACCGTACGTTCAAGACAAAACCGCTAACGAAAACTGCCAATCCCACCAGAAACCGCCCCCAAAACCACCATCCGGGATTCTCGAGATCCGCGTAGTGGGAGATCCATCGGGTCTGGAGGTAGGCGTTGAGGAGGTTGAAGACAAAGGCCAAGAAGGCGATGATGAGGGGGAAGGTTGCACGTGCGGAGGCACGTGCGGGCCTGAGGTAGAGGGGGTAGAGGCACGTGCGGTGGAAATAGTGGAGAAGGTAGAAGGAGATGAGGGCAACGGCGATGGGGTTGGAGCGGTTTTGGCcgaaggggaagagagagagggggatgaAGAGGGTGGGtgattccatggtgggccatgcaatGGAGGGTggcaaagatgggccccacccggGCCGGAAGTGCTTGCCGTACGGGGCTTGGAAGAATTGGAGGGAGAGAAACGTCATTGGAGTGATCAGGTAGAGGGAAAGGAGCGAGATGGAGAACAATGAGTGGTCTGATGATGAGTTGGACGGTGATGATGAGGCCATGGTGATGGACTGCTTTTAGGGTTTTGGTTGCGAGAAGGGAGAAAGGGAGGTGAGCGACGAGGTATTTACTCCGTGAAACTCGAGACGAGGATATGAACAGTATCCTCGAGCTTTGGGTTTAGATATTTG
This window encodes:
- the LOC131243934 gene encoding steroid 5-alpha-reductase DET2, which translates into the protein MASSSPSNSSSDHSLFSISLLSLYLITPMTFLSLQFFQAPYGKHFRPGWGPSLPPSIAWPTMESPTLFIPLSLFPFGQNRSNPIAVALISFYLLHYFHRTCLYPLYLRPARASARATFPLIIAFLAFVFNLLNAYLQTRWISHYADLENPGWWFWGRFLVGLAVFVSGFVLNVRSDLALVRLKREAGGGYKVPRGGMFELVSCPNYLGEAIEWLGWALMTWSWAGLAFFLYTCANLVPRARGHRRWYLEKFPEEYPKSRKAIIPFVY
- the LOC131243933 gene encoding methylenetetrahydrofolate reductase (NADH) 2-like; the encoded protein is MKVIEKIKAASDEGKAIFSFEFLTPRPKEDLDKLFSMMGRMVNHGPLFCDLTWRAGGREADLTLEVANRMQNEVGIETLLHLACTGMTVEMIDHALDTARANGIHNILALKGDPVKGLAPVEGEFTSALELVKHIRARHGDYFGIVVAGYPDGHPSIFAEGSDAPTEEAYQNDLVYLKEKVDAGADVIITQLFFDVDSFLKFVDDCRKIGITCPIIPGLLAVSTYRNFSYMTRMCKPKIPKEMKDGFELVKDNEEALMEYGIKIGTEMCKKIMAHGIKTLHFYTINREKAALAILKNLGLVSELEGGDRNGVA